One Cellulomonas taurus genomic region harbors:
- a CDS encoding LytR C-terminal domain-containing protein has product MSTDRLPDPARQRRRRHVRERQAVIFGVMLGAMAVSAFGAAAVYTGNLSLPFLSHAISSPAPTGLAAANSPCPPEGALPVPYAEVTVNVFNGTNRPGLAGETSTSLSGRGFVIGVQGNASDRGYTGNDSTAVIEFGSQGAAQAYTVAAQFDSPRLVLDDRQDASVDVVVGTAYNALVAAGDVVLTAAQPFANPEGCIPMDQVKPVAQPVAPAPEEGADDPAADPAQDPAAEG; this is encoded by the coding sequence ATGAGCACTGACCGCCTTCCCGACCCCGCCCGCCAGCGTCGACGCCGGCACGTCCGCGAACGCCAGGCGGTGATCTTCGGCGTCATGCTCGGCGCGATGGCCGTCAGCGCGTTCGGGGCCGCCGCCGTCTACACCGGCAACCTGAGCCTGCCGTTCCTGTCGCACGCGATCTCCTCGCCGGCGCCGACCGGTCTGGCCGCGGCGAACTCGCCCTGCCCGCCGGAGGGTGCGCTGCCCGTGCCCTACGCCGAGGTCACGGTGAACGTCTTCAACGGCACGAACCGTCCGGGCCTGGCCGGCGAGACCTCGACCTCGCTGTCGGGGCGCGGCTTCGTGATCGGTGTCCAGGGCAATGCCAGCGACCGGGGCTACACCGGCAACGACAGCACCGCGGTGATCGAGTTCGGTTCGCAGGGCGCCGCACAGGCGTACACCGTGGCCGCGCAGTTCGACTCGCCGCGTCTGGTGCTGGACGACCGGCAGGACGCGAGCGTGGACGTCGTGGTCGGCACCGCGTACAACGCGCTGGTCGCCGCCGGCGACGTGGTGCTCACCGCAGCGCAGCCCTTCGCCAATCCGGAAGGCTGCATCCCGATGGATCAGGTCAAGCCGGTGGCCCAGCCGGTCGCCCCGGCCCCCGAGGAGGGCGCCGACGACCCGGCAGCCGATCCCGCTCAGGACCCGGCCGCCGAGGGCTGA
- a CDS encoding type II toxin-antitoxin system VapB family antitoxin translates to MIFKAVGEGRPYPDHGLVTPKQWAEVAPRQVRLDELVTTKRTLNLDNLLSEDSTFYGDLFAHVVQFRGTLYLEDGLHRAVRAALQQRPVLHARVLVIDD, encoded by the coding sequence GTGATCTTCAAGGCTGTGGGCGAGGGGCGTCCGTACCCCGACCATGGTCTCGTCACGCCCAAGCAGTGGGCGGAGGTCGCGCCGCGCCAGGTCCGCCTGGACGAGCTCGTCACCACCAAGCGCACGCTGAACCTGGACAATCTGTTGTCCGAGGATTCGACGTTCTACGGCGACCTGTTCGCCCACGTGGTGCAGTTCCGCGGCACGCTCTACCTCGAGGACGGCCTGCACCGGGCGGTCCGAGCTGCTTTGCAACAGCGTCCTGTTCTGCACGCCCGCGTCCTGGTGATCGATGACTGA
- a CDS encoding methionine ABC transporter ATP-binding protein → MTTMVSLQDVTKVFAASSTKGDPVHAVDGVSLDIERGDVFGVIGWSGAGKSTLVRLINALERPTSGRVVVDGVDLTELSERGLRPARAGIGFIFQQFNLLRSRTVAGNVGYPLKVAGWSREKRAARVAELLDFVGLSDKARQYPDQLSGGQKQRVGIARALATNPALLLADEATSALDPETTKDVLDLLRRVNQELGVTIVVITHEMSVVSYLCNRVAVMERGKVVEEGSVYDVFARPAQPITRRFIGSALHDRPRPDVVERLRARHPGRLVTVAIRESDHDPGISLTERLRAHDVDGAVVYGGITEVVSRPLGSLTFALTGDDQRIDALLADLRGHTEVVEHREVTA, encoded by the coding sequence ATGACGACCATGGTCTCCCTGCAGGACGTGACGAAGGTCTTCGCCGCGTCCTCCACCAAGGGTGACCCGGTGCACGCCGTCGACGGCGTCTCGCTCGACATCGAGCGGGGCGACGTCTTCGGCGTGATCGGGTGGTCCGGCGCCGGCAAGAGCACGCTGGTCCGCCTGATCAACGCCCTGGAACGTCCCACCTCCGGCCGGGTGGTCGTGGACGGTGTGGACCTGACCGAACTCTCCGAGCGTGGGCTGCGACCGGCCCGTGCCGGGATCGGTTTCATCTTCCAGCAGTTCAACCTGCTCCGGTCCCGGACCGTGGCCGGGAACGTCGGCTACCCGCTCAAGGTGGCCGGCTGGTCGCGGGAGAAGCGCGCCGCCCGGGTCGCCGAGCTGCTGGACTTCGTCGGCCTGTCCGACAAGGCTCGCCAGTACCCGGACCAGCTGTCCGGCGGGCAGAAGCAGCGCGTCGGCATCGCCCGGGCGCTGGCGACCAACCCCGCCCTGCTGCTCGCCGACGAGGCGACCAGCGCCCTCGACCCGGAGACCACCAAGGACGTCCTGGACCTGCTGCGCCGGGTCAACCAGGAGCTCGGCGTCACCATCGTGGTGATCACGCACGAGATGTCGGTGGTCTCCTACCTGTGCAACCGGGTCGCCGTGATGGAGCGGGGCAAGGTCGTCGAGGAGGGGTCGGTCTACGACGTCTTCGCCCGCCCCGCCCAGCCCATCACCCGTCGGTTCATCGGCTCGGCGCTGCACGACCGGCCCCGGCCCGACGTGGTGGAACGCCTGCGCGCCCGGCACCCGGGACGACTGGTCACGGTGGCGATCCGCGAGTCCGACCACGATCCCGGCATCTCGCTCACCGAACGGCTGCGGGCACACGACGTGGACGGCGCCGTGGTCTACGGCGGCATCACCGAGGTCGTCTCCCGGCCGCTCGGCTCGCTCACCTTCGCCCTCACCGGCGACGACCAGCGGATCGACGCCCTGCTCGCCGATCTGCGCGGCCACACCGAGGTCGTCGAACACCGGGAGGTGACCGCATGA
- a CDS encoding ABC transporter ATP-binding protein — MSQSIPSPQPPVPAPSQPIPGGPPAGPRLAARGLMKRFGPTVALAGVDLDVAAGESVAVMGPSGSGKSTLLHCLAGILVPDSGAVLLEGAQVQAMNERERSMLRRQRFGFVFQFGQLLSELPAVENVALAPMLNGTPRKEAMALAAQWLGSLGLAGMEDRRPGELSGGQAQRVAVARALITGPQVVFADEPTGALDQATGHDVMRVLTSTCRLAGATLVVVTHDAQVAAWCDRRIEVRDGRVVADVRRAA; from the coding sequence ATGAGCCAGTCGATCCCCTCGCCCCAGCCACCGGTCCCCGCGCCGAGCCAGCCGATCCCCGGCGGCCCGCCCGCCGGGCCCCGCCTCGCCGCCCGCGGGCTGATGAAGCGGTTCGGGCCGACCGTGGCCCTCGCGGGGGTGGACCTCGACGTCGCCGCCGGGGAGTCGGTGGCCGTGATGGGCCCGTCGGGTTCCGGGAAGTCGACGCTGCTGCACTGCCTGGCCGGGATCCTGGTGCCGGACAGCGGGGCCGTCCTGCTGGAGGGCGCCCAGGTCCAGGCGATGAACGAGCGGGAGCGGTCGATGCTGCGCCGGCAGCGGTTCGGCTTCGTGTTCCAGTTCGGGCAGCTGCTGTCCGAACTGCCCGCGGTGGAGAACGTGGCGCTGGCACCGATGCTGAACGGGACGCCCCGCAAGGAGGCGATGGCCCTCGCCGCCCAGTGGCTCGGGTCGCTGGGGCTGGCCGGGATGGAGGATCGCCGACCGGGCGAGCTGTCCGGCGGGCAGGCGCAGCGGGTCGCGGTGGCCCGGGCGCTGATCACCGGACCGCAGGTGGTGTTCGCCGACGAGCCGACCGGCGCGCTGGACCAGGCCACCGGCCACGACGTGATGCGGGTGCTGACCTCGACCTGCCGTCTGGCGGGAGCCACGCTGGTGGTCGTCACCCACGACGCCCAGGTGGCGGCCTGGTGCGACCGGCGGATCGAGGTCCGCGACGGTCGGGTCGTCGCCGACGTGCGGCGGGCGGCATGA
- a CDS encoding uracil-xanthine permease family protein — protein MSIFGWQVHGDGRRIGSGEVVAPAERMSWPRTIGIGMQHVVAMFGSTFLVPLLTGFSPATTLLFSAIGTALFLLITGNRLPSYLGSSFAFIAPITAATASSGQAGAVGGVLVTGLLLAVIGAVVHFAGARWIDLVMPPIVTGTIVALIGLNLAPAAWNNFQLFPITAVVTLASIILVSVLFRGLLGRLSILVGVLIGYLVAVLRGEVDFAVVREAAWFGLPDFVTPTFEPKLLGLFLPVVFVLVAENVGHVKSVAAMTGQNLDHLTGRALFADGLATTVAGVGGGSGTTTYAENIGVMAATRVYSTAAYWVAAATALVLSLVPKFGALINTIPQGVLGGATTMLYGMIGILGARIWVQNKVDFSDPVNLTTAAVALVIGIANFTWVLGDASFEGIALGSAAAIVIYHVMRGVARWRGTGQEPASPASVPGGTELER, from the coding sequence GTGAGCATCTTCGGCTGGCAAGTGCACGGCGACGGTCGCCGGATCGGATCCGGTGAGGTGGTCGCCCCCGCCGAGCGGATGAGCTGGCCGCGCACCATCGGCATCGGCATGCAGCACGTGGTGGCGATGTTCGGTTCGACCTTCCTGGTGCCGCTGCTGACCGGGTTCTCCCCGGCGACGACCCTGCTGTTCAGCGCGATCGGCACCGCGCTCTTCCTGCTCATCACCGGCAACCGCCTGCCGTCGTACCTCGGGTCGAGCTTCGCCTTCATCGCGCCGATCACCGCGGCGACCGCCAGTTCCGGTCAGGCGGGTGCGGTCGGCGGTGTGCTGGTCACCGGTCTGCTGCTGGCGGTCATCGGCGCCGTGGTCCACTTCGCCGGGGCGCGGTGGATCGACCTGGTGATGCCGCCGATCGTGACCGGCACCATCGTGGCCCTGATCGGCCTGAACCTGGCACCGGCGGCGTGGAACAACTTCCAGCTGTTCCCGATCACCGCGGTGGTCACCCTGGCGTCGATCATCCTGGTGTCGGTGCTGTTCCGCGGCCTGCTCGGGCGGCTGTCGATCCTGGTCGGTGTGCTGATCGGGTACCTGGTCGCGGTGCTGCGCGGCGAGGTCGACTTCGCGGTGGTGCGTGAGGCCGCCTGGTTCGGGCTGCCGGACTTCGTGACGCCGACCTTCGAGCCGAAGCTGCTCGGGCTGTTCCTGCCGGTGGTGTTCGTGCTGGTCGCGGAGAACGTCGGCCACGTGAAGTCGGTCGCCGCGATGACCGGGCAGAACCTCGATCACCTGACCGGGCGCGCGCTGTTCGCTGACGGTCTGGCCACCACGGTGGCGGGTGTCGGCGGTGGCTCCGGTACGACCACGTACGCGGAGAACATCGGCGTGATGGCGGCGACCCGGGTGTACTCCACCGCCGCGTACTGGGTGGCGGCGGCGACCGCGCTGGTGCTGAGCCTGGTGCCGAAGTTCGGTGCGCTGATCAACACCATCCCGCAGGGCGTGCTCGGCGGGGCGACCACGATGCTCTACGGGATGATCGGCATCCTCGGTGCCCGGATCTGGGTGCAGAACAAGGTCGACTTCTCCGACCCGGTGAACCTCACCACCGCGGCGGTCGCGCTGGTGATCGGCATCGCGAACTTCACCTGGGTGCTCGGCGACGCCAGCTTCGAGGGCATCGCGCTCGGCTCGGCGGCCGCGATCGTCATCTACCACGTGATGCGCGGGGTGGCCCGGTGGCGGGGCACCGGTCAGGAGCCGGCATCGCCCGCCTCGGTCCCGGGTGGGACCGAACTGGAGCGGTGA
- a CDS encoding alpha-hydroxy acid oxidase: MARRLQTWSELKPLLRMRPLELDPVARRLSRAYTVRDLRRIGRARTPRSIFDYVDGAAEAEVSIRKARRVLRDVEFQPSVLRDVGSVDLGTTLLGRRAEAPFVYAPTGFTRLMQHEGEPAVARSAARTGVPYTLSTMGTTSIEGLAEAAPEGRNWFGLYVWKDRAAAEELMDRARTAGYEALVITVDVPVGGARLRDNRNGFSIPPTLTAKTILDGALHPNWWINFLTTEPLRFATLDSWQGTIEELASHMFDPTVELDDLAWVRSHWDGPLVVKGVQTVADAERVVGAGADAVVLSNHGGRQLDRAPVPLTLVPETVAAVGDRAEVYVDTGFSSGADIVAALALGAKAVMLGRAYLYGLMAGGERGVDRVGQILTAEIARTLRLLGVQSVDQLTPDHVRLPR, encoded by the coding sequence ATGGCACGTCGCTTGCAGACCTGGTCCGAGTTGAAACCCCTGCTGCGGATGCGTCCGCTGGAACTGGACCCGGTGGCCAGACGACTGTCCCGGGCGTACACGGTGCGGGACCTGCGCCGGATCGGTCGTGCGCGGACGCCCCGGTCGATCTTCGACTACGTGGACGGCGCGGCGGAGGCCGAGGTGTCGATCCGCAAGGCCCGCCGGGTGCTGCGCGACGTCGAGTTCCAGCCGAGTGTGCTCCGCGATGTGGGGTCGGTGGATCTGGGCACCACGCTGCTCGGTCGTCGGGCGGAGGCGCCGTTCGTCTACGCGCCGACCGGTTTCACCCGGCTGATGCAGCACGAGGGCGAACCGGCGGTGGCCCGATCGGCGGCGCGCACCGGGGTCCCGTACACGCTGTCCACGATGGGCACCACGTCCATCGAGGGCCTGGCGGAGGCGGCGCCGGAGGGCCGGAACTGGTTCGGGCTGTACGTCTGGAAGGACCGGGCGGCGGCCGAGGAGCTGATGGACCGCGCCCGGACCGCCGGGTACGAGGCGCTGGTGATCACGGTCGACGTGCCGGTGGGTGGCGCGCGGCTGCGGGACAACCGGAACGGGTTCTCCATCCCGCCGACCCTCACCGCGAAGACGATCCTGGACGGCGCACTGCACCCGAACTGGTGGATCAACTTCCTGACCACCGAGCCGCTGCGGTTCGCCACCCTGGACTCCTGGCAGGGCACGATCGAGGAACTGGCCTCGCACATGTTCGACCCCACGGTCGAACTGGACGACCTGGCCTGGGTGCGGTCGCACTGGGACGGGCCGCTGGTCGTCAAGGGCGTGCAGACGGTCGCCGACGCCGAGCGGGTGGTGGGTGCCGGGGCGGATGCCGTCGTGCTGTCGAACCACGGTGGTCGGCAGCTGGACCGGGCACCGGTGCCGCTGACCCTGGTGCCGGAGACGGTCGCGGCGGTGGGCGACCGGGCCGAGGTCTACGTCGACACCGGCTTCAGTTCCGGCGCGGACATCGTCGCGGCGCTGGCGCTGGGGGCGAAGGCGGTCATGCTCGGCCGCGCCTATCTGTACGGGCTGATGGCCGGTGGTGAGCGCGGGGTCGACCGGGTCGGCCAGATCCTCACCGCCGAGATCGCCCGCACCCTCCGGCTGCTGGGCGTGCAGTCGGTCGACCAGCTGACCCCCGATCACGTGAGGTTGCCCCGATGA
- a CDS encoding FtsX-like permease family protein produces the protein MNAVLALAPRLRRAGGRDDRLTTALAVAAFTVTTALTLSVIGGLLGFIGRSDHPVGAYQEELAQSYVIFAWVAVVLLIVPLLTLGGSAARLGVSRRDARLATLRLLGVTPREVVVLTVLETAWQGLLGALIGSVGYLALLPVWSRVPFMGSPLSMGELWVGPWVLLLTILVVPVLAAISGMVSLRRVVVSPLGVARRQTPPGLRAVRAVIAVAAMGSFMVATLISGLPLVALAIVLLGTLALGFAAMNLIGPWALGLVGRLQAKMARTPAQLLAARRLVDDPRAAWRVVGGLGLAGFVAGALAVVPLLASSGGDQEMVSGDPTSTATFSGDLMRGAMLTLVIAFLVAAAAAGIGQAATVLDRRREYALQVLAGTPVELLDRVRRREILVPMLLVGVGSAAAALVMMSPVFGFAGLSDPSGLILLFGCLTGGCLLVLGVTETSRPLLRSVLAETQVRPD, from the coding sequence ATGAACGCGGTCCTGGCTCTGGCACCCCGACTGCGCCGGGCGGGTGGCCGGGACGACCGGCTGACCACGGCGCTCGCGGTGGCGGCCTTCACGGTGACCACGGCGCTGACCCTGTCGGTGATCGGCGGGCTGCTCGGGTTCATCGGCCGCAGCGACCACCCGGTGGGGGCGTATCAGGAGGAGCTGGCGCAGTCCTACGTGATCTTCGCCTGGGTGGCGGTGGTGCTGCTGATCGTGCCGCTGCTCACCCTGGGCGGCTCGGCGGCACGCCTCGGGGTGTCCCGCCGGGATGCGCGGTTGGCGACCCTCCGGCTGCTCGGGGTCACGCCCCGCGAGGTGGTGGTGCTCACGGTGCTGGAGACCGCCTGGCAGGGGCTGCTCGGTGCGCTGATCGGATCGGTCGGGTACCTGGCGCTGCTGCCGGTGTGGAGTCGGGTGCCGTTCATGGGCTCGCCGCTCAGCATGGGTGAGCTGTGGGTGGGGCCGTGGGTGCTGCTGCTGACGATCCTGGTGGTGCCGGTGCTGGCCGCCATCAGCGGCATGGTGTCGCTGCGCCGGGTCGTGGTGTCCCCGCTGGGGGTGGCCCGGCGGCAGACCCCGCCCGGGCTGCGGGCGGTCCGTGCGGTGATCGCGGTGGCGGCGATGGGGTCGTTCATGGTGGCGACGCTGATCTCCGGGCTGCCGTTGGTCGCGTTGGCGATCGTGCTGCTCGGCACCCTGGCGCTGGGTTTCGCGGCGATGAACCTGATCGGCCCGTGGGCGTTGGGGCTGGTCGGCCGGTTGCAGGCGAAGATGGCGCGCACGCCGGCACAGTTGCTGGCGGCCCGGCGGCTGGTCGACGACCCGCGGGCGGCCTGGCGGGTGGTCGGCGGGCTGGGCCTGGCCGGGTTCGTCGCCGGGGCGCTGGCGGTGGTGCCGCTGCTGGCCTCCTCCGGTGGCGACCAGGAGATGGTGTCGGGTGATCCGACCTCGACCGCGACCTTCTCCGGCGATCTGATGCGGGGCGCGATGCTCACCCTGGTCATCGCGTTCCTGGTGGCAGCGGCCGCCGCGGGGATCGGTCAGGCGGCGACCGTGCTGGATCGTCGTCGTGAGTACGCCTTGCAGGTGTTGGCCGGGACGCCGGTGGAGCTGCTGGACCGGGTCCGCCGACGGGAGATTCTGGTGCCGATGCTGCTCGTCGGGGTCGGCTCGGCCGCCGCCGCGCTGGTGATGATGTCGCCGGTGTTCGGATTCGCGGGGCTGAGCGACCCGAGCGGACTGATCCTGCTGTTCGGCTGCTTGACCGGTGGCTGCCTCCTGGTGCTCGGCGTGACCGAGACGAGCCGGCCGTTGCTCCGTTCGGTGTTGGCCGAGACGCAGGTCAGGCCGGACTGA
- a CDS encoding FAD-binding oxidoreductase encodes MSSALDALDALDALDALRAALPEDAVVTDRERLTARAQDGSATAPTGDPLALVLPADTAQVSAVLRVAHAHRVPVVPQGMLSGLAGGANAVPGAILLSTERMTAIHRIDHVDQVVVVQPGVVTKDLVDAVAAEGLFYPPDPASYAISTIGGNIATNAGGMRCVKYGVTRDFVRALEVVLADGTVIRTAPGTVKAVAGLDLTGLMIGSEGTLGVVTEATLGLLPAPGPDRGVAATFDSITAALEAANTVIASPHRPSTLEFVDGVVLAALAAHDPDAGLPVGAQAMLIAITDVPGDAGSADVEAYRRIAEQHGALAVDVAHDPERLHQLMAARRALNPAMRAIRGGSVNEDVAVPRTRLPELLDRIAEIAAQTGQPIGTGGHVGDGNLHPVIAFDPADPAQVAAAHDAHTRILGLAVELGGTVTGEHGIGVEKRGALPGELSPRVLDLQRGIKDVLDPLGILNPGKKL; translated from the coding sequence ATGAGCTCCGCCCTGGATGCCCTGGATGCCCTGGATGCCCTGGATGCCCTGCGCGCCGCCCTGCCCGAGGATGCCGTCGTCACCGACCGCGAGCGGCTGACCGCCCGCGCGCAGGACGGCTCGGCGACCGCCCCGACCGGCGACCCGCTCGCCCTGGTGCTACCCGCCGACACCGCGCAGGTCTCCGCCGTGCTGCGGGTCGCCCACGCCCACCGGGTGCCGGTGGTCCCGCAGGGCATGTTGTCCGGACTGGCGGGCGGGGCGAACGCGGTGCCGGGCGCGATCCTGCTGTCCACCGAGCGGATGACGGCGATCCACCGGATCGACCACGTCGATCAGGTCGTGGTGGTGCAGCCGGGTGTGGTCACCAAGGACCTGGTGGACGCGGTCGCCGCGGAGGGACTGTTCTACCCGCCGGACCCGGCGTCGTACGCGATCAGCACCATCGGCGGCAACATCGCCACCAACGCGGGCGGGATGCGCTGCGTGAAGTACGGGGTGACCCGGGACTTCGTGCGGGCGCTGGAGGTCGTGCTGGCCGACGGCACGGTGATCCGCACCGCGCCGGGCACCGTGAAGGCGGTGGCCGGGCTGGACCTGACCGGGCTGATGATCGGCTCGGAGGGCACGCTGGGCGTGGTGACCGAGGCGACCCTGGGTCTGCTGCCCGCCCCCGGGCCGGACCGTGGTGTGGCGGCGACCTTCGACTCGATCACCGCCGCGCTGGAAGCGGCGAACACCGTGATCGCCAGCCCGCACCGGCCGTCGACACTGGAGTTCGTGGACGGGGTGGTGCTGGCAGCGCTGGCCGCCCACGACCCGGACGCCGGGCTGCCGGTGGGGGCGCAGGCGATGCTGATCGCGATCACGGATGTGCCCGGCGACGCCGGGTCGGCGGACGTGGAGGCCTACCGCCGGATCGCCGAGCAGCACGGGGCGCTCGCGGTGGACGTCGCCCACGACCCGGAGCGGCTGCACCAGCTGATGGCCGCTCGCCGGGCGCTGAACCCGGCGATGCGCGCGATCCGCGGGGGCTCGGTGAACGAGGACGTGGCGGTGCCCCGCACCCGGCTGCCGGAGCTGCTGGACCGGATCGCGGAGATCGCCGCGCAGACCGGGCAGCCGATCGGCACCGGCGGTCACGTCGGGGACGGCAACCTGCACCCGGTGATCGCCTTCGACCCCGCCGACCCGGCCCAGGTGGCCGCCGCCCACGACGCGCACACCCGGATCCTCGGCCTGGCGGTCGAACTCGGCGGCACGGTCACCGGGGAGCACGGGATCGGCGTCGAGAAGCGCGGCGCCCTCCCCGGTGAGCTCAGCCCCCGCGTCCTGGACCTCCAGCGCGGGATCAAGGACGTCCTCGACCCGCTGGGCATCCTGAATCCGGGCAAGAAGCTCTGA
- a CDS encoding methionine ABC transporter permease, whose protein sequence is MRDDLWPVLWTAIGETLQMAIAALVIGGIAGLLLGIALYVTRPGNLLSNRPVFYVLNVLVNIVRPIPFIIFITAIQPLTLAITGTSIGIGAAIPALAIMTTFGTSRIVEQNLVAMDPGVIEAARAMGAGPLRIIAGVIVPETLGPLILGYTFLFVAIIDMTAMAGAIGAGGLGDFALVYGYQRYAPEVTWTAVAVIVLLVQVAQFAGNWLARRVLRR, encoded by the coding sequence ATGAGGGACGACCTGTGGCCGGTGCTGTGGACGGCGATCGGCGAGACCCTGCAGATGGCGATCGCCGCGCTGGTCATCGGCGGCATCGCCGGACTGCTGCTCGGCATCGCGCTGTACGTGACCCGGCCGGGCAACCTGCTGTCCAACCGCCCGGTGTTCTACGTGCTGAACGTCCTGGTGAACATCGTCCGGCCGATCCCGTTCATCATCTTCATCACCGCGATCCAGCCGTTGACCCTGGCGATCACCGGGACGTCGATCGGCATCGGCGCGGCGATCCCCGCGCTGGCGATCATGACCACCTTCGGCACCAGCCGGATCGTGGAGCAGAACCTGGTGGCGATGGACCCCGGTGTGATCGAGGCGGCCCGGGCGATGGGTGCCGGACCGCTGCGGATCATCGCCGGGGTGATCGTGCCGGAGACCCTAGGGCCGCTGATCCTCGGGTACACCTTCCTGTTCGTCGCGATCATCGACATGACCGCGATGGCCGGTGCGATCGGTGCCGGTGGACTCGGCGACTTCGCGCTGGTCTACGGCTACCAGCGCTACGCCCCGGAGGTCACCTGGACCGCGGTGGCCGTGATCGTGCTGCTGGTCCAGGTCGCGCAGTTCGCCGGCAACTGGCTGGCCCGCCGCGTCCTGCGCCGCTGA
- a CDS encoding serine/threonine-protein kinase, translating into MTAAQPQEPQTATVDAGLVLLDGGLSDAAPVQPEPLPEGGLLGDRYRVGPLLGSGGMSDVHRGHDTLLGREVALKIFRGRGESHAGRQREMRLMARFSHPGLVAVFDAGKVEDGPAAGRHYLVLELVPGSTLAQVLQPGPLAVPLVAKIGADIAEALAFVHEAGVVHRDVKPANILLPPGVLDEEAEPGDPLTAPRARLADFGIARSTRDHPASTVDHRGTPGYLSPEQAMGAPLAPPSDVYALGLVLLESLSGERAFTGTPVQQAYARTRHAPSMPEHLPAEWRKLLTAMTALEPTARPSAAAVEAELRAL; encoded by the coding sequence GTGACCGCTGCCCAACCGCAGGAGCCCCAGACCGCCACGGTCGATGCGGGCCTCGTGCTGCTCGACGGCGGGCTGAGCGACGCCGCCCCGGTGCAGCCGGAGCCGCTGCCCGAGGGTGGTCTGCTCGGTGACCGCTACCGGGTCGGGCCGTTGCTCGGCAGCGGCGGCATGTCCGACGTGCACCGGGGGCACGACACCCTGCTCGGTCGGGAGGTCGCGCTGAAGATCTTCCGTGGCCGGGGTGAGTCCCATGCCGGGCGGCAGCGCGAGATGCGGCTGATGGCACGGTTCAGCCACCCGGGTCTGGTCGCGGTCTTCGACGCCGGGAAGGTCGAGGACGGTCCGGCCGCCGGGCGGCACTACCTGGTGCTGGAACTGGTGCCCGGATCCACCCTCGCCCAGGTGTTGCAGCCCGGTCCGCTGGCGGTGCCGCTGGTGGCGAAGATCGGCGCGGACATCGCCGAGGCGCTGGCCTTCGTGCACGAGGCGGGGGTGGTGCACCGGGATGTGAAGCCGGCGAACATCCTGCTGCCGCCGGGGGTGCTGGACGAGGAGGCCGAGCCGGGTGATCCGCTGACCGCCCCGCGTGCCCGGCTCGCCGACTTCGGGATCGCCCGGTCCACCCGCGACCACCCGGCCAGCACCGTGGACCACCGTGGCACCCCCGGGTACCTGAGTCCGGAGCAGGCGATGGGTGCGCCGCTGGCACCGCCGTCGGATGTGTACGCGCTGGGTCTGGTGCTGCTGGAATCGCTGTCCGGCGAGCGGGCGTTCACCGGCACCCCGGTCCAGCAGGCCTACGCCCGCACCCGGCACGCGCCGTCGATGCCGGAGCACCTGCCCGCGGAGTGGCGGAAGCTGCTGACCGCGATGACCGCCCTCGAACCGACCGCCAGGCCGTCCGCCGCCGCGGTCGAGGCGGAGCTGCGCGCGCTCTGA
- a CDS encoding MetQ/NlpA family ABC transporter substrate-binding protein: protein MKRTLTAALTAVTLAVLAACSSGSPEAVPTEASTDDPVTVTIGVTDIDKDYWDTFTELAAEEGITVELKNFTDYQQPNPALSNGQLDLNQFQHLLFLANYNVNSDDDLVAIGGTVIYQLGLYTEKGYATPDDIPDGAQIAIPNDATNQARALLVLQSAGLISLKGGGNALSTPAEIDTDASRVQVVPVDANQTSVQLRSLDAAVINNNFAADAKIDPTSAIYSDLEDTDTARPYVNVFAARADDADNPLFAKLVEIYHRPEVIDQVLESNKGTAVEQDLTTEELSTSLTELQDLVRDAG from the coding sequence ATGAAGCGCACCCTGACCGCCGCCCTCACCGCCGTCACCCTCGCGGTGCTGGCGGCCTGCTCCTCCGGTTCGCCGGAGGCAGTGCCGACCGAGGCGTCCACCGACGACCCGGTCACCGTGACCATCGGTGTCACCGACATCGACAAGGACTACTGGGACACCTTCACCGAGCTGGCGGCCGAGGAGGGCATCACCGTCGAGCTGAAGAACTTCACCGACTACCAGCAGCCCAACCCGGCGCTGAGCAACGGCCAGCTCGACCTGAACCAGTTCCAGCACCTGCTGTTCCTGGCGAACTACAACGTGAACTCCGACGACGACCTGGTCGCCATCGGCGGCACCGTGATCTACCAGCTCGGTCTCTACACCGAGAAGGGCTACGCCACCCCGGACGACATCCCGGACGGTGCCCAGATCGCGATCCCGAACGACGCCACCAACCAGGCACGTGCGCTGCTGGTGCTCCAGTCGGCCGGTCTGATCAGCCTCAAGGGCGGCGGCAACGCGCTGTCCACCCCGGCCGAGATCGACACCGACGCCTCCCGGGTGCAGGTCGTCCCGGTCGACGCGAACCAGACCTCGGTGCAGCTGCGCAGCCTGGACGCCGCGGTGATCAACAACAACTTCGCCGCCGACGCCAAGATCGACCCGACCTCGGCGATCTACTCCGACCTGGAGGACACCGACACCGCACGGCCGTACGTCAACGTCTTCGCCGCCCGGGCCGATGACGCGGACAACCCGCTGTTCGCGAAGCTGGTCGAGATCTACCACCGCCCCGAGGTGATCGACCAGGTGCTGGAGTCCAACAAGGGCACCGCGGTGGAGCAGGACCTGACCACCGAGGAGCTCTCGACCAGCCTGACCGAGCTGCAGGACCTGGTCCGGGACGCGGGCTGA